The following are encoded in a window of Tessaracoccus flavescens genomic DNA:
- a CDS encoding ABC transporter ATP-binding protein produces MSGATASYRRSGQEFVALRDVDLEIEPGERIGIVGGSGSGKTTLARLMLGLLRPSAGTVRFQDRSIVGLPERRLGWLRASASMVFQDPNSSLNPRMTLREIIAEPLRARVLRNREGIPAPTPEVLADAMRGVGLDPDLLDRYPHQLSGGQRQRTAIARALINDPALLVADEPVSALDVSVRAQVLNLLTAEARERNLALVLVSHDLAVVRHLCQRVVVIEKGVIVERGPVDEVLNAPQHPYTRALVDATLSL; encoded by the coding sequence ATGAGCGGAGCCACCGCCTCCTACCGCAGGTCGGGGCAGGAGTTCGTCGCGCTGCGCGACGTGGACCTCGAGATCGAGCCGGGGGAGCGGATCGGCATCGTCGGCGGCTCGGGTTCCGGGAAGACGACCCTCGCCCGGCTGATGCTCGGCCTGTTGCGACCCTCCGCGGGCACCGTGAGGTTCCAGGACCGCTCCATCGTCGGCCTCCCCGAGCGGAGGCTCGGCTGGCTGCGCGCGTCCGCGTCGATGGTCTTCCAGGACCCGAACTCCAGCCTCAACCCCCGGATGACGCTGCGCGAGATCATCGCGGAACCGCTCCGGGCGCGGGTGCTGCGCAACCGGGAGGGCATCCCGGCGCCGACGCCGGAGGTCCTTGCGGACGCGATGCGGGGCGTCGGCCTCGACCCCGACCTGCTGGACAGATACCCGCACCAACTCTCGGGAGGCCAGCGGCAGCGAACGGCCATCGCCCGCGCCCTGATCAACGACCCGGCCCTTCTCGTGGCCGACGAGCCCGTCTCGGCCCTCGACGTCTCCGTCCGGGCCCAGGTGCTCAACCTGCTCACCGCCGAGGCGCGGGAGCGCAACCTCGCCCTCGTACTCGTCTCGCACGACCTCGCGGTCGTCCGGCACCTGTGCCAGCGGGTCGTGGTGATCGAGAAGGGTGTGATCGTCGAGCGCGGCCCGGTCGACGAGGTGCTCAACGCCCCGCAGCACCCCTACACCCGGGCCCTCGTCGACGCGACCCTCAGCCTCTGA
- a CDS encoding zinc-binding alcohol dehydrogenase family protein, translating into MTTTTAIGYEKNLPATDTGALTAREVELPELAPHDLLVEVEAVSVNPVDVKLRASAPADGFRVLGFDAAGTVREVGSAVTLFAPGDEVFYAGSIDRPGTNQRLHVVDERITGRKPQALSFADAAALPLTAITAWETLFDRLALTEDSTGTLLVVGATGGVGSIMVQLAEALLPNVTVIATASDDERTAWVRSLGAEYVVNHHEDLTAQVPAIAPDGLDWLFTAHSEGQVETYARIVRPFGHIVAIDDGPRDVSPLKGKSIAWHWEFMFTRPLHKTPDMIEQHRLLNVVADLVDEGRITATVTTTLAPISSATLREAHGLVESGRTVGKVVVHGWE; encoded by the coding sequence ATGACGACTACGACTGCCATCGGATACGAGAAGAACCTCCCCGCCACCGACACCGGGGCGTTGACCGCCCGCGAGGTCGAGCTACCCGAACTCGCGCCGCATGACCTGTTGGTCGAGGTCGAAGCGGTATCGGTCAACCCCGTCGATGTGAAGCTGCGGGCAAGCGCTCCTGCTGACGGATTCAGGGTGCTCGGCTTCGACGCCGCAGGCACGGTGCGCGAGGTCGGCTCGGCGGTGACACTGTTCGCTCCAGGTGACGAGGTGTTCTACGCCGGGAGCATCGACCGCCCAGGCACGAATCAACGCCTGCATGTCGTGGACGAACGGATCACCGGGCGCAAGCCGCAGGCGCTGTCGTTCGCAGACGCCGCCGCGCTGCCGCTGACCGCGATCACCGCCTGGGAAACCCTGTTCGACCGACTCGCCCTCACCGAGGACTCCACCGGAACGCTGTTGGTGGTCGGCGCGACCGGCGGCGTCGGGTCGATCATGGTGCAACTGGCCGAAGCACTGCTGCCGAACGTCACCGTGATCGCCACAGCCTCCGACGATGAACGCACCGCCTGGGTGCGGAGCCTCGGAGCGGAGTACGTCGTGAATCATCACGAGGACCTGACCGCACAGGTGCCCGCCATCGCCCCGGACGGCTTGGACTGGCTGTTCACGGCGCATTCAGAGGGGCAGGTCGAGACCTATGCGCGGATCGTGCGCCCTTTCGGACACATCGTCGCCATCGACGACGGCCCCCGCGACGTGTCCCCGCTCAAGGGCAAGAGCATCGCCTGGCACTGGGAATTCATGTTCACCCGCCCACTCCACAAGACCCCCGACATGATCGAGCAGCACCGGCTCCTCAACGTCGTCGCCGATCTGGTGGATGAGGGCCGCATCACTGCGACGGTCACGACGACGCTTGCGCCGATCTCCTCGGCCACACTGCGCGAGGCCCACGGGTTGGTCGAGAGCGGGCGCACGGTCGGCAAGGTCGTCGTCCACGGATGGGAGTAG
- a CDS encoding winged helix-turn-helix transcriptional regulator, whose protein sequence is MTSAAATTCTQPCARAATCSTCPRTSGAPWPSAHWKPGRNATGSSNDAWTGSAPRCYPQTLIRLEAHGLITRSVYPEFPARVEYETHRSRAERRRTVETAA, encoded by the coding sequence GTGACGAGTGCGGCCGCAACGACGTGTACGCAGCCATGTGCCCGTGCCGCGACATGCTCGACCTGCCCGCGAACAAGTGGAGCGCCCTGGCCATCGGCGCACTGGAAGCCGGGTCGCAACGCGACGGGCAGCTCAAACGACGCCTGGACGGGATCAGCCCCAAGGTGTTATCCACAGACGCTCATACGTCTCGAAGCCCACGGGCTGATCACCCGCAGCGTCTATCCAGAGTTTCCTGCCCGCGTGGAGTACGAAACTCACCGATCTCGGGCAGAGCGCCGCCGCACCGTTGAAACAGCTGCGTGA